Proteins encoded together in one Polaribacter reichenbachii window:
- a CDS encoding glyceraldehyde-3-phosphate dehydrogenase, giving the protein MSLTLNYEKEIISQAKTRKATVEFINILNNLWYEKSIELVLFRNQLQDKRASEILNLINYAKEFINKKITIEDVLSIAKAIEQVDLPAAKLDIGKLTYECYLNPKGCADKVAFVKKQLKNAKEAKNITPKDVVLYGFGRIGRLLARELMTKMGKGSQLRLRAIVTRGEISQSILEKRASLLSVDSVHGDFLGTVQTDLENEALIINGTTVAMISANNPEDIDYTKFGINDALIIDNTGAFRDDVALARHLKAKGASKVLLTAPGKGVPNIVHGVNHKQYNPDTVDVFSAASCTTNAITPILKVLEDNFGIKKGHLETIHAYTNDQNLVDNIHSKYRRGRAAALNMVITETGAGKAVSKAIPVLEGKLTSNAIRVPVPNGSLAILNLQLRRPVTTNAVNAIIKQGALEGDLVEQIKYSLDNELVSSDIIGCTAPSIFDSKSTIADKETIVVYVWYDNEYGYSHQVIRLAKYIAKVRRYTYY; this is encoded by the coding sequence ATGTCATTAACCCTGAATTACGAAAAAGAAATTATTTCACAAGCTAAAACTAGAAAAGCTACGGTAGAATTTATTAATATCCTAAATAATCTTTGGTATGAGAAATCCATAGAATTAGTACTTTTTAGAAATCAATTACAAGATAAAAGAGCCAGTGAAATTTTAAATTTAATCAATTATGCTAAAGAATTTATTAATAAAAAAATTACTATCGAAGATGTTTTAAGTATTGCAAAAGCAATTGAGCAAGTAGATTTGCCTGCAGCAAAATTAGATATTGGTAAATTGACTTATGAATGTTATTTAAATCCTAAAGGCTGTGCAGATAAAGTTGCTTTTGTAAAAAAACAATTAAAAAATGCGAAAGAAGCTAAAAATATAACTCCAAAAGATGTTGTTTTGTATGGTTTTGGTAGAATTGGTCGTTTATTAGCTAGAGAGTTAATGACTAAAATGGGTAAAGGTTCTCAATTAAGATTAAGAGCCATTGTTACTCGTGGCGAAATTTCCCAATCAATTTTAGAAAAAAGAGCATCATTATTAAGTGTAGATTCTGTTCACGGAGATTTTTTAGGAACAGTACAAACAGATCTAGAGAATGAAGCTTTAATTATTAACGGAACCACAGTTGCTATGATTTCTGCAAATAATCCAGAAGACATAGATTACACAAAATTCGGAATTAACGATGCTTTAATCATCGATAATACAGGTGCTTTTAGAGACGATGTTGCTTTGGCAAGACATTTAAAAGCAAAAGGAGCAAGTAAAGTTTTATTAACTGCACCAGGAAAAGGAGTACCAAATATTGTACATGGTGTAAATCATAAACAATACAATCCTGATACAGTAGATGTTTTTTCGGCAGCTTCTTGTACAACAAATGCAATTACACCTATTTTAAAAGTTTTAGAAGACAATTTCGGAATTAAAAAAGGGCATCTAGAAACCATACATGCCTATACTAATGATCAGAATTTAGTAGATAATATTCACTCAAAATACAGAAGAGGTAGAGCTGCAGCATTAAATATGGTAATTACAGAAACAGGTGCAGGTAAAGCTGTTTCAAAAGCAATTCCAGTTTTAGAAGGTAAATTAACCTCAAATGCAATTCGAGTTCCTGTACCAAACGGATCTTTAGCAATCTTAAATTTACAATTAAGGAGGCCAGTTACTACAAATGCTGTAAATGCAATTATAAAACAAGGAGCATTAGAAGGCGATTTAGTAGAGCAAATAAAATATTCTTTAGATAATGAGTTGGTTTCATCAGATATTATAGGTTGTACAGCACCATCAATTTTCGATAGCAAATCAACCATAGCAGATAAAGAAACAATTGTAGTTTATGTTTGGTACGATAATGAATATGGTTATTCACATCAAGTAATTCGTTTGGCAAAATACATTGCCAAAGTAAGACGTTATACATACTATTAG
- a CDS encoding trypsin-like peptidase domain-containing protein: protein MKKFFSLLGMAILGGTLTLGGYKLLFNDTVVVERTLPNSAQTVQTNFNTAYEPSSPTLNAATIDFTLAAEKTVNSVVHVKNTTVRTQTNPLDIFFGNGSGERQFEQVGTGSGVIISSDGYIVTNNHVIDNASDIQITLNNQKKYKAELIGADASNDIALLKIEADIDLPYTPFANSDNIKIGEWVLAVGNPYNLTSTVTAGIVSAKGRDLEGNRNIESFIQTDAAVNPGNSGGALVNIRGELVGINTAISSKTGSFVGYSFAVPSNIAKKIVDDLLEFGTVQEAILGIAIDQNYDDEGVKIGDVFYEEGANNSELKKGDVIKKINNVKISKFSELKGQLTSKRPGDNVNVLIDRDGELLTKTVVLNKKSTFIASSLGISLKDLSEKELKKYDLKGGAKIIENANRTLSYYGVKRGFIVTKVNKKPVLNASEAKRAIDNSNISNGNPLYLEVINLNGETERYAIR, encoded by the coding sequence ATGAAGAAATTTTTTAGTTTACTAGGAATGGCAATTTTAGGAGGAACCTTAACTTTAGGAGGTTACAAATTGCTTTTTAATGATACTGTTGTGGTAGAAAGAACACTACCAAATAGCGCACAAACAGTGCAAACAAATTTTAATACTGCTTATGAGCCTAGCTCACCAACACTAAATGCAGCCACTATAGATTTTACATTAGCTGCAGAAAAAACTGTAAATTCTGTTGTTCACGTTAAAAATACCACTGTAAGAACACAAACAAATCCTTTAGATATTTTCTTTGGTAATGGAAGTGGAGAAAGGCAATTTGAACAAGTAGGTACAGGAAGTGGAGTTATTATTTCTTCTGATGGTTATATTGTAACCAATAATCACGTAATTGATAATGCAAGTGATATTCAGATTACATTAAATAATCAGAAAAAATACAAAGCAGAATTAATTGGTGCAGATGCAAGTAATGATATTGCTCTACTAAAAATTGAAGCAGATATCGATTTACCTTATACTCCTTTTGCAAATTCAGACAATATTAAAATTGGCGAATGGGTTTTAGCAGTTGGTAATCCTTATAATTTAACATCAACAGTAACAGCAGGGATTGTTAGTGCAAAAGGTAGAGATTTAGAAGGGAATAGAAATATTGAATCTTTTATACAAACAGATGCAGCTGTAAATCCAGGAAATAGTGGTGGAGCTTTGGTTAATATTAGAGGAGAATTAGTAGGTATAAATACTGCAATTTCATCTAAAACAGGTTCTTTTGTAGGTTATTCGTTTGCTGTACCTTCTAATATCGCAAAGAAAATTGTAGATGATTTATTAGAATTTGGTACTGTTCAAGAAGCAATTTTAGGCATTGCTATCGATCAAAATTATGATGATGAAGGTGTTAAAATTGGTGATGTATTCTATGAAGAAGGAGCAAATAATTCAGAATTAAAAAAAGGAGATGTTATTAAGAAAATTAATAATGTAAAAATCTCTAAGTTTTCTGAGTTAAAAGGGCAATTAACATCTAAAAGACCAGGTGATAATGTAAATGTCTTAATTGATAGAGATGGAGAATTATTAACTAAAACAGTTGTATTAAATAAGAAAAGTACATTTATTGCAAGTAGTTTGGGTATTTCTTTAAAAGATTTATCTGAAAAAGAATTAAAAAAGTACGATTTAAAAGGCGGAGCTAAAATCATCGAAAATGCAAACAGAACTTTATCTTATTATGGAGTAAAAAGAGGTTTTATTGTTACTAAAGTAAATAAGAAACCAGTTTTAAATGCATCCGAAGCAAAAAGAGCTATTGATAATAGTAATATAAGTAATGGAAATCCGCTTTATTTAGAAGTTATTAATCTAAATGGCGAAACAGAAAGATATGCAATAAGATAA
- the dapF gene encoding diaminopimelate epimerase gives MNLTFYKYQGTGNDFVMIDNRTKIFPKNNTDKISQICDRHFGIGADGIILIENDADYDFKMIYFNADGSQTFCGNGGRCAVAFAKYLNIIKNKTTFLAYDGKHYAEINDGIISLHMIDVDEIIVKENSVFAYTGTQHHVEMVDELDDYPVFANGKKIRYSYDDPGSNVNFAQQINENTFRVRTYEKGVEDETLACGTGVTAVAIAMHKTNKTKSNSISLPVEGGILQVSFTENDGVYTNVFLKGPAEFVFEGNISL, from the coding sequence ATGAATTTGACATTTTATAAATATCAAGGAACAGGAAACGACTTTGTTATGATAGATAACAGAACAAAAATCTTTCCAAAAAACAATACTGACAAAATTTCACAAATTTGTGACAGACATTTTGGTATTGGTGCAGATGGCATTATTTTAATTGAAAATGATGCTGATTACGATTTTAAAATGATTTATTTTAATGCTGATGGTAGTCAGACTTTTTGTGGTAATGGAGGTAGATGTGCTGTTGCTTTTGCAAAATATTTAAACATCATTAAAAACAAAACAACTTTTTTGGCATATGATGGTAAACATTATGCAGAAATTAATGACGGTATTATTAGTCTTCATATGATTGATGTTGATGAAATTATTGTAAAAGAAAATTCTGTTTTTGCTTATACCGGTACTCAACATCACGTAGAAATGGTTGATGAATTAGATGATTACCCTGTTTTTGCGAATGGTAAAAAAATTAGATATTCTTATGATGATCCTGGTAGTAATGTAAATTTTGCGCAGCAAATTAATGAAAACACATTTAGGGTAAGAACTTATGAAAAAGGTGTAGAAGATGAAACTTTAGCTTGTGGAACAGGTGTTACTGCTGTTGCAATTGCAATGCACAAAACAAATAAAACAAAAAGTAATTCTATTTCTTTACCTGTAGAAGGAGGAATTTTACAAGTTTCTTTTACCGAAAATGATGGTGTTTATACTAATGTATTTTTAAAAGGACCTGCTGAATTTGTTTTTGAAGGAAATATTTCTCTATAA